One part of the Segnochrobactrum spirostomi genome encodes these proteins:
- a CDS encoding O-antigen ligase family protein, with protein sequence MIRGGERPNPARPSPSIATAVRPAVAPAHAVQLAVFFTFVAAGGMPWVDRSGDYAAFEAGPRFALFYAGCALAAGLAALAAPARMAALVPLPLVLLVGWCGLTIAASPVPETALRTLAATVAAMGACAALVAGAPAPSRLFRGMLAILLLLLAADYATVILRPDLGIHAASDGLEPNNAGAWRGFHLHKNNAGMLSVAGVLLVLGLFGRSRPVAALAIAAPFAAFAVLSVAKTAMIAAAVALLVAPAVVGPWSPTRRAVLVCGALAALAVAIMFVDDELRGPLLLALFGDETLTGRLPIWRFLLGFAADHPWFGGGYASLWEIGDAAPARSAPDVFLHRVANAHSAYLDVLASLGVPGLAFTLVAFVAVPAARLARVRFSAEDRPALIVATSLWLFGLVAGLTTPVFLQKIRIEWIVFLTGYFALLRMTGPGVVRPGDDAGAPP encoded by the coding sequence GTGATCCGCGGTGGCGAGCGCCCCAATCCGGCCCGCCCGAGCCCGTCCATCGCGACCGCGGTGCGGCCAGCGGTTGCCCCGGCGCACGCGGTCCAGCTCGCCGTCTTCTTCACGTTCGTCGCCGCCGGCGGGATGCCGTGGGTCGACCGGAGCGGGGATTATGCCGCTTTCGAGGCCGGGCCACGCTTTGCGCTGTTCTATGCCGGCTGCGCGCTTGCCGCCGGCCTCGCCGCCCTGGCGGCGCCGGCACGGATGGCGGCGCTGGTGCCGCTCCCGCTCGTGCTCCTCGTCGGCTGGTGCGGCCTCACCATCGCCGCCTCTCCCGTCCCCGAGACGGCCTTGCGCACGCTCGCCGCCACGGTCGCCGCGATGGGCGCCTGCGCGGCCCTCGTCGCCGGCGCCCCGGCGCCCTCCCGGCTCTTCCGCGGGATGCTCGCGATCCTGCTCCTCCTTCTCGCGGCCGATTATGCGACGGTGATCCTGCGCCCCGACCTCGGCATCCACGCCGCGAGCGATGGTCTCGAGCCCAACAATGCGGGCGCCTGGCGCGGCTTCCATCTCCATAAGAACAATGCGGGCATGCTCTCCGTCGCGGGCGTGCTCCTCGTGCTCGGCCTCTTCGGACGCTCGCGGCCCGTCGCCGCCCTGGCGATCGCTGCGCCGTTCGCGGCGTTCGCCGTCCTGAGCGTGGCCAAGACGGCGATGATCGCGGCCGCCGTGGCCCTCCTCGTCGCGCCCGCGGTGGTCGGACCCTGGTCGCCGACGCGGCGCGCGGTCCTCGTCTGCGGCGCACTCGCGGCTCTCGCCGTCGCGATCATGTTCGTGGACGACGAACTGCGTGGGCCGTTGCTGTTGGCCCTGTTCGGCGACGAGACGCTGACCGGCCGGCTACCGATCTGGCGGTTCTTGCTGGGGTTCGCCGCCGACCATCCCTGGTTCGGCGGCGGCTATGCCTCGCTGTGGGAAATCGGCGATGCCGCACCGGCCCGCAGCGCGCCCGACGTCTTCCTGCACCGGGTCGCCAACGCGCACTCCGCCTATCTCGACGTGCTGGCGAGCCTCGGCGTGCCGGGTCTCGCGTTCACCCTCGTCGCTTTCGTCGCCGTGCCGGCCGCGCGGCTCGCCCGTGTGCGGTTCTCCGCAGAAGACCGGCCGGCGCTGATCGTGGCGACGTCGCTGTGGCTGTTCGGGCTCGTCGCCGGCCTGACGACACCGGTCTTCCTGCAGAAGATCCGCATCGAGTGGATCGTCTTCCTCACCGGCTATTTCGCGCTGCTGCGGATGACGGGGCCGGGTGTCGTGAGACCGGGGGATGATGCCGGAGCGCCGCCGTGA
- a CDS encoding glycosyltransferase, translating to MSGLLNINTYHYRRGGADVVSFEHMRLFAERGWPVAAFAMHHPANEPSPWSRHFVAEIEYGRPYSWSEKLRKAGQAIYSLEARRNLAGLLDAFPAEIAHLHNIYHHLSPSILPVLKRRGLKTVMTAHDLKLACPAYRMHNGRTVCERCRSGFLLPCTLRRCLHGSLALSALVTLESSVHRLLGLYRRHLDAVVCPSRFYRDTLIAWGWPADRLVHIPNPVRGLDGAVAPVPPGRHVLHFGRLSQEKGLATLIRAAAAAAVPVVLAGEGPERAGLERLAAACGADIVFRGRLDGAALAAEIDAARACVLPSEWYENAPMSLVEAAARGRITLGAAIGGIPEMIRPGETGFLFKTGSVADLASRLREVATLPDVRLTTMGTAAAAFVRGAFGEAAYVAAMTDLYRSLGVRIPAGPP from the coding sequence GTGAGCGGGCTCCTCAACATCAACACCTACCATTATCGCCGCGGCGGGGCCGACGTCGTCTCGTTCGAGCACATGCGTCTGTTCGCCGAGCGCGGCTGGCCGGTCGCCGCCTTCGCCATGCACCACCCGGCCAACGAGCCGTCGCCCTGGAGCCGGCACTTCGTCGCGGAGATCGAATATGGACGGCCCTATTCGTGGTCCGAGAAGCTCAGAAAGGCGGGACAGGCGATCTATTCTCTCGAGGCGCGGCGCAATCTCGCCGGTTTGCTCGACGCCTTCCCCGCCGAGATCGCCCATCTCCACAACATCTACCACCATCTCTCGCCGTCGATCCTGCCCGTCCTGAAGCGGCGCGGCCTCAAGACGGTGATGACCGCGCACGACCTGAAGCTCGCCTGTCCGGCCTACCGCATGCACAACGGGCGGACGGTGTGCGAACGCTGCCGGAGCGGCTTTCTGCTCCCCTGCACGCTACGCCGCTGCCTCCATGGCTCCCTGGCGCTCAGTGCCCTCGTCACCCTCGAATCGAGCGTTCATCGTCTGCTCGGCCTCTATCGCCGGCATCTCGATGCCGTCGTCTGTCCGAGCCGGTTCTACCGCGACACGCTGATCGCCTGGGGTTGGCCGGCGGACCGGCTCGTCCATATCCCGAACCCGGTCCGCGGCCTCGACGGCGCGGTCGCGCCGGTACCGCCCGGCCGGCACGTCCTCCATTTCGGGCGGCTTTCGCAGGAGAAGGGGCTCGCGACGCTGATCCGCGCGGCGGCCGCCGCCGCGGTTCCCGTCGTGCTCGCGGGCGAGGGGCCGGAGCGGGCGGGCCTCGAACGGCTGGCCGCCGCCTGCGGCGCCGACATCGTCTTCCGGGGCCGCCTGGACGGCGCGGCCCTCGCGGCCGAGATCGATGCCGCGCGTGCCTGCGTGCTGCCGTCCGAGTGGTACGAAAATGCGCCGATGAGCCTCGTCGAGGCGGCGGCGCGGGGCCGCATCACCCTCGGCGCCGCGATCGGCGGCATCCCGGAGATGATCCGGCCCGGCGAGACGGGCTTCCTCTTCAAGACGGGCTCGGTCGCCGATCTCGCGTCCCGGCTGCGCGAGGTCGCCACCCTCCCGGACGTGCGCCTGACGACGATGGGCACGGCCGCGGCGGCGTTCGTCCGCGGCGCATTCGGGGAAGCTGCCTACGTGGCGGCGATGACGGACCTCTATCGCAGCCTCGGCGTCCGCATCCCCGCGGGGCCGCCGTGA